CAGTCGCCGCAACGAGATCGCGGCTATGCGCGCGGGCCAGCGCGCCCGCCTTCAACGCGGGTTCACGCTGATCGAAATCATGGTCGTGATCGCGATCCTCGGCATTCTGGCTGCGCTGATCGTGCCGAAGATCATGAGCCGTCCGGACGAAGCGCGCCGCGTGGCCGCCAAGCAGGACATCGGCACTATCATGCAGTCGCTGAAGCTCTATCGTCTCGACAACGGCCGCTATCCGACGCAGGAACAAGGCCTGCGCGCGCTGATCGAAAAACCGTCGACGGACCCGGTGCCGAACAACTGGAAGGACGGCGGTTATCTCGAACGTCTGCCTAACGACCCATGGGGCAATTCGTATCAGTATCTGAACCCGGGTGTGCACGGCGAGATCGACGTGTTCAGCTACGGTGCGGACGGCAAGCCGGGCGGCGAAGGCAACGATGCCGACGTCGGCTCGTGGCAATAGGCTCATCACGCTGATTGAATCGATATCCATCGTTACCGGCACCATGCGATTGCACGACTGCATGCCGCGCACGCTTCGTGAGGTCGCCCGCGTCAACGACGCGCGCGGCTGCATGAAGCAGCATGCAATGCGCACGGCGGCACGCGAGCGCCAGCGCGGCTTCACGCTGCTCGAAATGCTGGTCGTACTGGTGATCGCAGGCCTGCTGGTGTCGCTTGCATCGCTATCGCTGACACGCAACCCGCGCACGGACCTGAACGAGGAAGCGCAGCGGCTCGCATTGCTGTTCGAATCGGCGGGCGACGAAGCGCAAGTGCGCGCGCGCCCCATTTCATGGCTGCCGCTGGACGGCGGCTTTCGTTTCGATATCCACACCAACGACGGCTGGCGTCCGTTGCGCGACGATCTGCTTGGGCCGCGCCACTGGGAAGGCGGCGTAACGGGCGTGACGATCGACTATCCCGGCTCCGACACGCATTCGGACCGCATCGTGTTCGGCACCGAGAGCATCGATACGCCCGTGCAGGTGACGCTCTTTTCCGCCGTGGGGCGCGTGACGATCATCGGCACGGGCAACGGCCGGTACGAGGTGCGCTGATGC
The DNA window shown above is from Paraburkholderia sp. PGU19 and carries:
- the gspG gene encoding type II secretion system major pseudopilin GspG — protein: MQMWTSRRNEIAAMRAGQRARLQRGFTLIEIMVVIAILGILAALIVPKIMSRPDEARRVAAKQDIGTIMQSLKLYRLDNGRYPTQEQGLRALIEKPSTDPVPNNWKDGGYLERLPNDPWGNSYQYLNPGVHGEIDVFSYGADGKPGGEGNDADVGSWQ
- a CDS encoding GspH/FimT family pseudopilin; translation: MKQHAMRTAARERQRGFTLLEMLVVLVIAGLLVSLASLSLTRNPRTDLNEEAQRLALLFESAGDEAQVRARPISWLPLDGGFRFDIHTNDGWRPLRDDLLGPRHWEGGVTGVTIDYPGSDTHSDRIVFGTESIDTPVQVTLFSAVGRVTIIGTGNGRYEVR